CGCTGCGCGGCCATGAGCATCGCAGTGGTGACGGGAGCGGGGTCGGGCATCGGCCGGAGCGTGGCGCTGGCCCTCGCGGAGGCCGGCTGGTCGGTGGCCCTGGCGGGCCGCAGGGCCGACGCCCTGGAGGAGACGGCCGCGGCCCTCCCGGCCGGCGACTTCCTGACGGTCCCGACCGACGTGACCTCGGCGGAGGAGGTCGCGGCCCTCTTCGCGGCGGTACGCGACCGCTACGGCCGCGTCGACCTGCTCTTCAACAACGCCGGTACGTTCGCGGGCGGCGGCGTCCCCGTCGAGGACCTGGACCCGGAGACCTGGCGCGCGGTCGTCGACGTCAACCTGACGGGCGCCTTCCTCTGCGCCCAGGCGGCCTTCCGGACCATGAAGGAGCAGGCCCCGCAGGGCGGCCGGATCATCAACAACGGCTCGATCTCCGCGCACGTGCCGCGCCCGCACTCGATCGCGTACACGGCGACGAAGCACGCCATGACGGGCCTGACGAAGTCACTGTCCCTCGACGGGCGCCCGTACCGGATCGCCTGCGGTCAGCTCGACATCGGCAACGCGGCGACCGAGATGACGGCCCGCATGCAGACCGGCATCCTCCAGGCCAACGGCCTGCTGGCGGCGGAGCCGGTGATGGACGCGGCGGACGTGGCCGCGACGGTGGTGCACATGGCGGCCCTGCCGCTGGAGGCGAACGTCCAGTTCGCGACGGTCATGGCGACGGCGATGCCGTACATCGGCCGGGGCTAGGGCGGACACTCAGCAGGGCGTCCGGGCATCCCCGGAGCGCCAGGGCCCGTCCAGGGATCCCCAGGGCGCCAGGGCCCGTCCGGACACCCCCAGGGCGCTCACGCCTGGCCGGTCTCGAAGCGGGCGATCTTCCCGCCGTCGACGGTGAAGTGCCACCGCGTCAGCATCTCGCCCCAGGTGTCGTTGCGGTAGCGCACGACGAGGTCGCGGCCGTCGTCGCTCTCGGACTCGACGTCCATGTGCCCGTGCGAGGAGAAGACCTCCCTGTCGGTCCACTGGCCCAGGTCGCGCTCCGAACCGTCGTCGGACATGCCCGCGCCGGACGTGAGGGCGGCGGCGAAGGCCACCTCGTCGTTGGCGTTGAGGGCCGTGACGAAGGCACG
Above is a genomic segment from Streptomyces sp. NBC_00094 containing:
- a CDS encoding SDR family oxidoreductase, with the translated sequence MSIAVVTGAGSGIGRSVALALAEAGWSVALAGRRADALEETAAALPAGDFLTVPTDVTSAEEVAALFAAVRDRYGRVDLLFNNAGTFAGGGVPVEDLDPETWRAVVDVNLTGAFLCAQAAFRTMKEQAPQGGRIINNGSISAHVPRPHSIAYTATKHAMTGLTKSLSLDGRPYRIACGQLDIGNAATEMTARMQTGILQANGLLAAEPVMDAADVAATVVHMAALPLEANVQFATVMATAMPYIGRG
- a CDS encoding nuclear transport factor 2 family protein, with product MTIPVSQLSDPAVRAFVTALNANDEVAFAAALTSGAGMSDDGSERDLGQWTDREVFSSHGHMDVESESDDGRDLVVRYRNDTWGEMLTRWHFTVDGGKIARFETGQA